In Thermoleophilia bacterium, the DNA window CTTTGATGTGGTCGTGGAGTCCGGGGCCGGTGACGCCGCCGGATACCCCGACTCCACCTTCACCGACCGTGGGGCCCGCATCGGAACCCGCGACGACGTGTTCGCGGCCGACGTGGTGGTCCAGGTCAACGTCCTTGGCGGCGATCCCGCGAGCACCGACCTCGCCCGGGTACGGCCGGGTCAGGTTGTGGTGGGGGCCGTGGCGCCGTTCGCCCGTCCCGAACTGGTGAAGGCGCTCGCCGGTACTGGCGTCACGCTGTACGCGCTGGAGCTCGTTCCGCGCAGCACCCGTGCCCAGTCGATGGACATCCTGTCCTCCCAGGCCGCGGTGGCGGGGTACAAGGCCGTGCTCCTCGCCGCCAACGAACTCCCCAAGATGTTCCCGTTGCTCACGACGGCGGCGGGGACCATCGCCCCGGCCAAGGTTTTCATCGTCGGTGCGGGCGTTGCCGGACTGGCGGCGATCGCCAACGCACGTCGGCTCGGTGCCCTCGTTGAGGCGTACGACGTGCGCCCGGCCGCCCGCGAGGAGGTTGAGAGCCTCGGCGCCCGGTTCGTGGAGCTTCCGTTGGAGACCGGTCAGGATGGCGGTTCCGGTGGGTATGCCACTGCGCTCTCCGCCGAAATGATCACGAGGCAGCAGGAGCTCATGGCCAAGACGGTCGCCGCCAGCGATGTCATCATCACGACCGCGCAGGTTCAGGGCACCCGGGCCCCCGAGATCATCACCACCGCGATGATCAGGGGTATGGCCGCCGGATCCGTGGTGGTGGACCTCGCTGCCGAGCAGGGCGGCAACTGTGAGCCCACCGTGGCCGGTGAGACCGTTCTCGTGGACGGTGTCAAGGTCATCGGTGCGGTCAATCTGCCCGGTGAGATCCCCGTCCACGCAAGCCAACTGTTCGGAAAGAACGTGGCAAACTTCCTCAGCCTCATGGTGGTCGATGGGAAGCTCGACATCGATGTGGATGACGACGTCATCCGGCAGAGCGTCGTCGCCCGGGGCGGCGACGTGGTGAACAATCGCGTGCGCGAGGCTCTGGGTCTCGTGCCGCTTCCGGACCCGGAGCCCGAGGTACCGGACCCCGCGCCCGAATCCCCATTCGCTGAGGAGACTGCGAAGTGAACGTCAGTACCGAGTTCATCATCACGGGGCTCTTCGTGTTCGCCCTCGCGGGCTTTCTGGGCTTCGAGACCATTCGCCGGGTGCCGCGTCTGCTGCACACGCCGCTCATGGCCCTCACCAACGCACTGTCGGCTGTCTCGCTCGTCGGGTCGCTGGTGGTGCTGGGTCGTCAGTACTCCGCCTACGCGACCATCCTCGGCTTCGTTGCCGTGGTCGCGTCCACCATCAACGTGGTGGGCGGGTTTCTGATCACCGACAAGATGCTCCGGATGTTCAAGCCGCGGAAAAAGACACCGGAGACGGCTGACCTCGAGGCCGAGTCCGCATCGTGAGTGAGACCCTTACGCACTTCCTCGACCCGGACAGCGCTCGCGCCGTGCTGATCGGCGTCCTCTACTTGGTCGGTGCCATCGGGTTCGTGCTGTCGCTCAAGTGGATGGCCGATGCGAAGACCGCGCGTCGGGGGATCTTCGCCGGAGAGATCGGCTTCGTGCTCGCGATCGTCGGCACGCTGTTGATGCCCGGAATCACCAGCACCGGCTACATCTATATCGCGGTGGCTCTGCTCATCGGTGCCGCCATCGGGGTTCCGCTCGGCCTTTTGGTACCCATGACTGCGATGCCACAGCGCATTGCGCTGTCGCACGCGTTCGGTGCCCTCGCCGCGGGCCTCGTGGGTATCGTCGAGTACTTCAACGGGCAGCCCGATATCGGCCCCTTCGTTATGGCCGTGCTCGGTATCGAAATCGTGTTGGGGTGTCTGGTGTTTACGGGCTCCCTCATGGCCGCCGGCAAGCTCCAGGAGATCCTTCCGCAGCGCCCCTTCGTCTTCCGCGGGCAGATCTGGTTCAACTTCGCGGTGCTCGGTATGGCCCTCGCGTTCATCGTCGCCCTGGTCGTCAACCCGTCGCTCTCGTGGGCCGTGCCGGTCATCATCCTGCTCGGCCTGTTGTTCGGGGTGCTTCTCATCATTCCGATCGGTGGCGCCGACATGCCCACCGTGATCGCACTGCTCAACGCGTACGCCGGTATCTCGGCCGCCCTGCTGGGCTTCGTGCTGTCCAACAACCTGCTCATCGTGGCGGGCGCGCTCGACGGGATGTCGGGTCTCATCCTGGCCATCGTGATGTGCCGCGCGATGAACCGCTCCTTCACCAACGTGCTGTTCGGGGCGTTCGGCCAACTCGACGAGTCGGTCGGGGAACACGGCGAGATGGGTTCCATCCGCACCGCCTCCTTCGACGAGGCGGGTGAGATCCTCAAGAACTCGCGCCTCGTGGTCATCGTCCCGGGGTACGGAATGGCCGTCGCCCAGGCGCAGCACAAGGTGCGTGAGTTCGCCGACACCCTCGCGGCGGAGGGTGTTGAGGTGAAGTACGCCATCCATCCGGTTGCTGGTCGCATGCCGGGCCACATGAACGTGCTGCTGGCCGAGGCGCAGGTGCCGTACGAGCAACTGCTGGACATGGAGGAGATCAACCCCGAGTTCCCACAGGTGGATGTGGTGCTCGTGCTCGGGGCGAACGACGTGGTCAATCCGTCGGCCCGCCACCTCAAGAGCAGCCCCATCTACGGCATGCCGATTCTCGACGTGGACAAGGCTGCCTGCGTCATTGTGGTCAAGCGCTCCATGCGCCCGGGCTTCGCCGGTGTCGAGAACGAACTGTTCTACAACGAGAAGACGCTGATGGTCTTCGGCGACGCCAAGGACGTGATGAGCGAACTCATCACGGAGGTTTCGGGCAAGCGGAACTCCATCAGCGTCTGATCCACGCCCCCCGGGTTCACCACGGTGCACAGCGCGCCGTGGTGAACCGTGAAGGTCCCCCCGGTGTCTGACACTTAACAAGTGGACACCCGTGCGCTCCCGCCGCGGTGGGCGTCATGATGGAGGCGTGCAGATTCCTCCGGCCCCGGCCTATCCCATCGCGACCGATTCCGTGACAGTGGAGATCCGGGCCGATCGCGACCACGTTGGTGGGCGCCTCCTGTTGATGGACGGGGTTGAGGCGAGTCACGTGGACCTGCTCGATCCCACCCGGATCACCTTCGAATACCTGCGCCACCTCGTGGGGATGATCGACGCGATGTTCCCGACCGACGACGCACTGGACGTGCTCCAGATCGGCGGCGGACCGTGCACGCTCGCCCGGTACCTCACTACGACGCGCCGACGCGCGCGGGTGCGGGTGGTTGAGCGCGATGAGGGCATCGTGGAGGTGTCGCGCACGCACCTGATGCTCGACGAGGTGCCGCGACTCGACGTGGTGATCGGTGACGGCCGCGAGATCATTGCCGGGCTTCCCGGCGACGCACTCGACCTCGTGGTCGTCGATGCGTTCGTCGGGCTCTTGGCTCCGCATCGCCTGTCAACCGCCGAGTTCGTGATCGAGGTACGTCGGGTACTACGCCCGGGTGGCCTCTACGCGATGAATCTGATCGACGTGGCGCCACTCGAGCTGGCGTCGGCCATGGTGGCGGGGATGCGCGTCGAATTTCCCGAGGTGGCGCTCATCGCGGATCCGGCGGTGCTGGCGCATCGCACGTCGGGGAACCTCGTGGTGCTGGCATCCGACCGTCCGCTGCCTCCCGAGGCGATGGGCCGTGCCCTCACCCGTGACCCATCGGTGTGGGAGTCGCGTGCGGGGAAGGCCCTCGCGCGGATGGTCGATGGCCACGTTCCGCTGCGCGACGACGAAGCACCGACGCACTCCTTGGCCCGCCTCGCTCCGCTCTGGGGCCGGGTGAAGCAACCCGGGCGCTAGGGCGTTCTCAACTCGGTCGGCTGGCGGCGAACAATTCGGACAGACCCACGAGCCGAAGGTCTGTGCGCTTCATGCCGTGGATCATGGCCGGCATGGCTGCCGCCGTGTTGGGTGTGTGGTGTGCATGAGGACGATGGAGCCCCTACGGGCTCCCCCGATGGCACGGTGGGTGATGACCGTGCTGCTCGGACCCCACCCGTCGTTGGTG includes these proteins:
- a CDS encoding Re/Si-specific NAD(P)(+) transhydrogenase subunit alpha gives rise to the protein MVIGVPREERAGESRVALSPTALPQLTKAGFDVVVESGAGDAAGYPDSTFTDRGARIGTRDDVFAADVVVQVNVLGGDPASTDLARVRPGQVVVGAVAPFARPELVKALAGTGVTLYALELVPRSTRAQSMDILSSQAAVAGYKAVLLAANELPKMFPLLTTAAGTIAPAKVFIVGAGVAGLAAIANARRLGALVEAYDVRPAAREEVESLGARFVELPLETGQDGGSGGYATALSAEMITRQQELMAKTVAASDVIITTAQVQGTRAPEIITTAMIRGMAAGSVVVDLAAEQGGNCEPTVAGETVLVDGVKVIGAVNLPGEIPVHASQLFGKNVANFLSLMVVDGKLDIDVDDDVIRQSVVARGGDVVNNRVREALGLVPLPDPEPEVPDPAPESPFAEETAK
- a CDS encoding NAD(P) transhydrogenase subunit alpha gives rise to the protein MNVSTEFIITGLFVFALAGFLGFETIRRVPRLLHTPLMALTNALSAVSLVGSLVVLGRQYSAYATILGFVAVVASTINVVGGFLITDKMLRMFKPRKKTPETADLEAESAS
- a CDS encoding NAD(P)(+) transhydrogenase (Re/Si-specific) subunit beta encodes the protein MLIGVLYLVGAIGFVLSLKWMADAKTARRGIFAGEIGFVLAIVGTLLMPGITSTGYIYIAVALLIGAAIGVPLGLLVPMTAMPQRIALSHAFGALAAGLVGIVEYFNGQPDIGPFVMAVLGIEIVLGCLVFTGSLMAAGKLQEILPQRPFVFRGQIWFNFAVLGMALAFIVALVVNPSLSWAVPVIILLGLLFGVLLIIPIGGADMPTVIALLNAYAGISAALLGFVLSNNLLIVAGALDGMSGLILAIVMCRAMNRSFTNVLFGAFGQLDESVGEHGEMGSIRTASFDEAGEILKNSRLVVIVPGYGMAVAQAQHKVREFADTLAAEGVEVKYAIHPVAGRMPGHMNVLLAEAQVPYEQLLDMEEINPEFPQVDVVLVLGANDVVNPSARHLKSSPIYGMPILDVDKAACVIVVKRSMRPGFAGVENELFYNEKTLMVFGDAKDVMSELITEVSGKRNSISV
- a CDS encoding methyltransferase domain-containing protein, with the translated sequence MQIPPAPAYPIATDSVTVEIRADRDHVGGRLLLMDGVEASHVDLLDPTRITFEYLRHLVGMIDAMFPTDDALDVLQIGGGPCTLARYLTTTRRRARVRVVERDEGIVEVSRTHLMLDEVPRLDVVIGDGREIIAGLPGDALDLVVVDAFVGLLAPHRLSTAEFVIEVRRVLRPGGLYAMNLIDVAPLELASAMVAGMRVEFPEVALIADPAVLAHRTSGNLVVLASDRPLPPEAMGRALTRDPSVWESRAGKALARMVDGHVPLRDDEAPTHSLARLAPLWGRVKQPGR